A portion of the Toxoplasma gondii ME49 chromosome VIIb, whole genome shotgun sequence genome contains these proteins:
- a CDS encoding hypothetical protein (encoded by transcript TGME49_257780~Predicted trans-membrane domain (TMHMM2.0):222-245:290-313) — MRSPFGPLRGWRRDLGSVLLSSDCPVVSPRPTSDGGFPTLLPGPSGKRHWILRGREKSADTPCNSQEKSASSLFAGLPCRRLLEFLYHEVVDPLFLLLRSCQTVALDNRLLFVPTLPTLATFRRQSRSRNNGERDSVPSPAAGAAVGSTALFGDSGAQQQAVGSRDPAREGVPETGDVQSPSQGQDSTPEPKETSASRGDTTSSYSLSERNDDARQSYVLNAHLFTGTCAVASALGVAVVTFVALRHLLATSDLAFPASCALFETFFGESDRLARNKLRVGLRTASIWHPLFTVVSVCAVLGSVAGALFLAASAATVVVPFVFGAWARQAVVRRWKKVASLLIVEQKYIKEILRWTQEVAVTHRAVDSWVLLNAPAPVTEVSTARDPSPTETSSGSRRFAGGGGPANASASPLKTSPSSASGASPASLSSLLTAELRRMFVETGLRTGRGLRRATEALLSGVSWGDMLREIWREVAGDIRGESRLGMPSACILPSNAFQEENTRKASLAGLHRKSDYSFTLSNMKHIASHVWRSERDLCAGFQTCLLQLISDTVSRASCPPSSDGNLDEVASSSEMGARPVRYWDAACEAVGGAPEPTGGSRPLEIKCGLRLHQCPGDESTSPVLSMRRQQSSRRMAEPGCGGREGGSALCGKPRRNARSKEVKFDVGASATKDAKEPRAAAGLRSLFDELMEVSKMDGGGTASVGGQAERDSDPEKKKSSFERSREGEDTEKQVERDRKQDGTGNDNTLATFSGEEAINADVSISPSGISREGLAAVPLPMSGLSSGLPFLSSSPSFCVSRVATMTTNCGSGSACPCHESSSFHSPSSSTPARFSSLAHVFRTAVAEAARTLQALEAIASLTGASWRSTLQLMGILFALKIAERELEKSTGQLRSALLYDWARLAATGVRAPLFVLPSRLAPASSDLPTSPGCSPNGRRPSGRPSRDAESAKAISNPAKDEGSRVVPCCLGPPHVSPLFRDSSALLSPGDLRLGLGRLNQHVAAALALLRLGPTAPSCSMASYRSSSVPRTAGGTDDLREREALSFAAAQLCTKCRGAGSRQDAALLARDTRGPEGTSTASASELARARGAGRQTAEGGPDGAGDEETDAEWIHVLQATQQQLAFAQQSCDKALQLFFKRQRERDRRKGGENDVPQDGCEEPADATGGGPQGERETRGQESEGKQEGERKGCLALPAPQQDLLEIYKGLGEDDGRRQRPSPDTVPLFNDEVDGATLAKGRLAVGELKRVFLSHPRIQRQRQHRRLVKEFVLSSAAAASVRGKRGAPSAVAPDPSRGAWEVRDDSEDEEARRVRLELREEEGEEDDREDALDFPDLPEWHVDRAMPPVSGTGRDPGDEDGRARETQKQEDKPSDDQAHSLITQKPALRCGPAGAPASLTSQEEASEPRKVQTKLTEAHTGPEADGSLLSGLGLGETTTESLQLARRLRREAEAASGVRSLFVELSGQLARCGVSTKGREQVDLRVRSFEFLMGQEGAFVGRQGRQAEGFLASAEGGDLDPAEPRARRWEGNQCQTGVCSNQSQEAFSVSPSTAPVFVEPEKGLAALPPVFGLLVRQRGGETEEAFCGMGEAEAEGDDEWDCASWGEAREREEVEAECWPRSGGEEEGEEYEVEERRGLCQRKGNRDATEAKVRKMRRDADCGSVGEWQEGSWCLEGGSDGEDESKARMIEQKTVDETP, encoded by the exons ATGCGGTCACCGTTCGGGCCCTTGAGGGGCTGGCGGCGGGACCTGGGCTCGGTCTTGCTGTCTTCAGACTGTCCTGtagtgtctcctcgcccaaCTAGCGACGGTGGCTTTCCTACACTTCTCCCGGGACCCTCGGGGAAAAGGCACTGGATCTtgagagggagggagaaatCAGCAGATACACCATGCAACAGccaagagaagagcgcgagcAGCCTTTTTGCTGGGCTTCCAtgccgccgccttctcgaATTCCTTTACCACGAAGTCGTGGATccgctgtttctccttctccgttcaTGCCAAACTGTCGCCCTGGATAaccgtctccttttcgtccCCACCCTCCCAACATTGGCCACCTTCCGACGTCAAAGTCGATCGCGGAATAACGGGGAGAGGGACTCTGTCCCCTCGCCGGCGGCCGGCGCGGCCGTCGGGTCCACGGCGCTCTTCGGGGACAGTGGAGCCCAACAGCAAGCCGTTGGCTCTCGCGACCCGGCGCGCGAAGGAGTGCCGGAAACTGGGGACGTCCAATCCCCCTCTCAAGGACAAGACTCGACACCTGAACCTAAAGAGACCAGCGCTTCAAGGGGTGACACAACGTCCTCATACTCTTTGTCTGAGAGAAACGATGACGCAAGGCAGAGTTACGTTTTGAATGCTCACCTTTTCACCGGGACTTGTGCGGTGGCTTCAGCCCTAGGTGTGGCTGTCGTGACATTCGTGGCTCTGCGACATTTGCTCGCTACTTCTGACTTGGCCTTTCCTGCTTCGTGTGCTCTGTTTGAAACGTTTTTCGGAGAGAGTGACCGCCTGGCTAGAAACAAACTACGTGTTGGACTGAGAACGGCTAGCATCTGGCACCCGCTGTTCACCGTTGTGTCTGTTTGTGCCGTTCTCGGGAGTGTGGCAGGAGCCCTTTttcttgctgcttctgccgCCACAGTTGTAGTGCCCTTCGTTTTCGGAGCCTGGGCCAGACAGGCTGTTGTTCGAAGGTGGAAGAAAGTGGCTTCGCTCCTTATCGTTGAACAGAAGTACATAAAGGAAATACTCAG GTGGACGCAAGAGGTAGCAGTGACACATCGAGCAGTGGATAGCTGGGTTCTCCTTAACGCCCCGGCACCCGTCACCGAGGTCTCCACGGCTCGGGACCCGAGCCCTACAGAAACCAGTTCAGGCTCGCGTCGATTCGCTGGTGGAGGTGGCCCTGCTAACGCGTCAGCGTCCCCTCTCAAgacgtctccttcttcggcttcaggtgcttctccggcttctctctcctccttgcTGACGGCTGAGTTGCGGCGCATGTTCGTCGAGACGGGCCTGCGGACCGGTCGGGGCCTGCGTCGGGCGACGGAGGCCCTTTTGAGTGGAGTATCTTGGGGGGACATGCTTCGAGAAATATGGCGGGAAGTGGCTGGCGATATCAGGGGTGAATCCAGATTGGGAATGCCCTCTGCCTGCATCTTGCCGTCAAACGCCTTTCAGGAGGAAAACACTAGGAAAGCGTCTCTCGCTGGCCTGCACAGAAAGTCCGACTATTCTTTCACGCTCTCGAACATGAAGCACATCGCTTCGCACGTGTGGCGATCTGAACGAGACCTGTGTGCAGGCTTTCAGacttgccttcttcagctgaTATCCGACACAGTCTCGCGAGCGTCCTGTCCTCCATCTTCAGATGGTAACTTGGACGAGGTTGCTTCGTCCTCTGAGATGGGCGCAAGGCCTGTGAGGTATTGGGATGCCGCATGTGAGGCGGTAGGCGGAGCGCCAGAGCCCACGGGTGGCTCGCGCCCCTTAGAGATCAAATGCGGGCTACGCTTGCACCAATGCCCAGGTGACGAGTCCACGTCTCCGGTTTTGTCGATGAGGAGGCAGCAATCCTCGCGCCGAATGGCCGAGCCCGGTTGTGGAGGAAGGGAAGGCGGTTCCGCACTCTGCGGAAAGCCAAGGCGCAATgcaagaagcaaagaagtgAAGTTTGACGTGGGCGCAAGTGCGACGAAGGACGCAAAGGAGCCGAGAGCTGCAGCCGGGCTTCGTTCGCTTTTCGACGAGCTCATGGAGGTCAGCAAGATGGACGGCGGGGGCACGGCGAGCGTGGGAGGGCAAGCAGAGCGCGACTCGGAtcctgaaaagaaaaagagttCCTTCGAGAGAAGCCGTGAAGGGGAGGATACAGAGAAACAGGTGGAGCGAGATAGGAAGCAGGATGGAACTGGAAACGACAACACGCTTGCGACGTTCtcaggagaagaggcgatAAACGCAGATGTATCTATCTCTCCCAGCGGCATCTCCCGGGAGGGGCTCGCTGCGGTGCCTCTTCCTATGTCAGGTCTCTCATCTGgtttgccttttctctcttcgtctccctcgttttgCGTCTCCCGCGTTGCCACTATGACTACCAACTGCGGCAGCGGTTCCGCTTGTCCCTGCCATGAATCCTCGTCTTTCCACTCTCCCAGTTCTTCAACTCCAGCACGCTTCTCGAGTCTGGCTCACGTCTTCCGCACTGCCGTCGCCGAAGCGGCCAGGACGCTGCAAGCCCTCGAAGCCATCGCCAGTCTCACAGGTGCCTCGTGGAGGTCGACGCTGCAGCTCATGGGCATTCTGTTCGCACTAAAGATTGCAGAGCGCGAACTGGAGAAGTCGACAGGACAACTGAGAAGTGCGCTTCTCTATGACTGGGCACGTCTCGCAGCCACGGGGGTTCGAGCGCCGCTTTTTGTGCTTCCTTCGCGCCTTGCCCCTGCGTCGTCTGATTTGCCGACTTCGCCTGGGTGTTCGCCGAACGGCCGTAGACCATCGGGCCGCCCCAGCCGAGACGCCGAGTCGGCTAAGGCGATATCAAACCCCGCGAAGGACGAGGGATCTCGCGTGGTACCCTGCTGCCTCGGTCCGCCTcatgtgtctcctctgttccgtgactcttctgctctgctATCACCAGGCGACCTTCGCCTGGGCCTCGGCAGGCTCAATCAACACGTGGCCGCTGCTCTGGCACTTCTTCGTCTGGGCCCGACTGCACCGTCTTGTTCAATGGCTTCTTAccgctcttcctcggtcCCCCGGACAGCTGGTGGGACAGACGATCtacgagagcgagaggcctTGTCTTTCGCCGCTGCGCAGCTGTGCACCAAGTGTCGCGGAGCGGGCTCTCGCCAGGATGCGGCGCTTCTCGCGCGTGACACTCGGGGCCCCGAAGGGACCAGCACGGCCTCTGCGTCCGAGCTGGCTAGGGCGAGGGGTGCAGGTAGACAGACGGCGGAGGGCGGCCCCGATGGagcgggagacgaggaaacggaTGCGGAGTGGATCCACGTTCTTCAAGCGACGCAGCAGCAACTGGCATTTGCCCAGCAAAGCTGTGATAAGGCGCTTCAACTGTTTTtcaagagacagcgagagagagatcggagaaagggaggggAGAACGATGTGCCGCAGGACGGGTGCGAAGAGCCAGCCGATGCCACGGGCGGCGGTCCAcaaggcgaacgagagacaaggggacaggagagcgaaggcaagcaggaaggagagaggaaaggctgTCTGGCGTTGCCTGCTCCCCAGCAGGACTTGCTCGAAATCTATAAAGGCCTcggggaagacgacggaaggagacagaggcctTCGCCTGACACCGTGCCACTCTTCAACGACGAGGTCGACGGAGCGACTTTGGCGAAGGGACGCTTAGCCGTGGGGGAGTTGAagcgcgttttcctttctcatCCACGCATCCAGCGGCAACGGCAACACAGGCGCCTCGTGAAGGAGTTCGTCTTGTCCTCGGCTGCAGCCGCTTCGGTcagagggaagcgagggGCGCCGAGCGCGGTGGCGCCGGATCCGTCAAGAGGAGCTTGGGAGGTGAGGGATGAtagcgaagacgaagaagcacgCCGCGTAAGGCTGGAgctgcgagaggaagaaggagaggaagacgaccgAGAGGACGCGCTAGACTTCCCCGATTTGCCAGAGTGGCACGTGGACAGAGCGATGCCACCTGTCAGTGGCACAGGCAGGGAcccaggagacgaagacggtcgagccagagagacacaaaaacaaGAAGACAAGCCTTCGGACGACCAGGCGCATTCGCTGATTACCCAAAAACCAGCTCTCAGGTGTGGACCCGCTGGCGCGCCTGCGTCCCTCACTAGCCAGGAGGAGGCATCGGAACCCCGAAAGGTGCAGACAAAACTGACCGAGGCCCACACCGGTCCGGAGGCAGACGGGTCTCTTTTGTCTGGCCTCGGCCTAGGCGAGACAACCACAGAGAGTCTCCAGCTCGCCCGGCGCCTCCGCCGAGAAGCCGAAGCCGCCTCCGGCGTGCGGAGTCTGTTTGTGGAGCTTTCAGGCCAGTTAGCGCGTTGCGGCGTTTCTACTAAGGGCAGAGAACAAGTGGATTTACGTGTCAGGAGTTTCGAGTTTCTGATGGGGCAGGAAGGCGCGTTTGTGGGGCGCCAAGGGCGCCAGGCGGAGGGGTTTCTAGCGAGCGCGGAAGGAGGCGACCTAGACCCAGCGGAGCCGAGAGCACGCAGGTGGGAAGGAAACCAATGCCAGACCGGGGTTTGCTCGAATCAGAGCCAGGAAGCTTTCTCGGTGTCGCCTTCGACGGCTCCGGTCTTTGTGGAACCCGAGAAAGGCCTGGCGGCATTGCCCCCTGTGTTTGGCCTACTTGTTCGGCAGCGCggtggggagacagaggaggcgtTTTGTGGGATGGGTGAAGCGGAGgccgaaggcgacgacgagTGGGACTGCGCGAGCTGGGGAGAAGCCagggaaagggaggaagTGGAAGCCGAGTGTTGGCCCAGGAgcggcggagaggaagaaggcgaggaatACGAAGTTGAGGAGCGCCGGGGGCTGTGCCAGCGAAAAGGGAACCGGGACGCGACCGAGGCGAAAGTGCGAAAGATGCGTAGAGATGCCGACTGTGGGAGCGTGGGAGAGTGGCAAGAAGGTTCGTGGTGTCTCgagggaggaagcgacggcgaagaTGAGTCAAAGGCGCGCATGATCGAACAGAAAACTGTGGATGAAACTCCCTGA
- the HDAC4 gene encoding histone deacetylase HDAC4 (encoded by transcript TGME49_257790~Gene product name based on ToxoDB Community Expert Annotation.~Signal peptide predicted by SignalP 2.0 HMM (probability 0.749) with cleavage site probability 0.274 at residue 27), with product MGHPPPWTASPLFFLLLFWHAPPSLVSSCLHAGHALHVHPAHNPSLPPLSLPSDRPGAAGDGQTGASLVHNARAALPLCASRVFAGGALQPSTAVPPRTQPLHRCARRYAPSGRLLLKPRLGLKALPIHEVAEGRAEQEDRARPPDPSVSGRTLTCVTLRTKETCNDADCGGLACRTGNATIAGRGARASDGRQPPTKQEGVFPVATSFRFSSRSLRSSTPLSRYFLSSSPSENKFEFHHFLSYTVTAELPTSAFTFVDAPQSLTSCADVWSHPCRAFVFFPLQRSRTSVGFSPSSHSIRPSPRRWFSSVNLCALRASFGSIASSCSSPVGPDHSSLTAVAITRAVRCFPSHSAPFPPSSSCDLLSASSPSHASLPACSASASSSSPPSRARPTVCLYVPRTHSPRPPRSVGSAASPSSGGPRVSQSEGTPSGPVDSPLSPTSRGSCSYSTPSVSCPGGLLLSLPSVSPVSLSTSLRHFLVSYTSPFPARSLPLIFVDAGLSLASDASLHAARPVGLSQEHRETCASALGSLIDTAVASNAVAQTSCECRPRGLPIVYSPRLVPPSFPRNHCLQPQKLGRLFSFLTHPSGASNLRTPESGVTKTWEAREAEIAKATSGVEGSHEFRWDYVTVHSDLRPKRLNSDHPVTKAGIGVGENRGREKNGEDGRPSEAGCEKSTSPSHALSPSASVPHGPVDATRQNGCGRDDPPRCTHPAGVQVTAGNELNRNPLLAGSHDQHMDSTRATLGTSVSSCFSLFSPIHDADVTRAWLQVVHAPEYVCAASAAVLSEEEERKIGFPVTKGYADKSLAEVSSTVLGTWLAFHFGLACVVGGGTHHAKTDSGGKFCVFNDVAVAAALALKQGIAERILILDLDVHQGDGTAEIFSNEPRVKTVSIHCEDNFPFPKAQSDVDIGLPAGTGDEVYLRQLNEVG from the exons ATGGGCCACCCTCCTCCTTGGACGGCATcacctctgttttttcttctcctcttctggcATGCACCCCCTTCACTAgtctcctcctgtcttcATGCTGGCCACGCCCTGCACGTCCATCCCGCCCACAATCcctcgctgcctcctctctcccttcccaGCGACCGGCCAGGCGCCGCCGGTGACGGCCAAACAGGTGCGTCTCTTGTGCACAACGCGAGAGCGGCCCTACCGCTTTGTGCCTCTCGTGTCTTTGCCGGCGGGGCCCTGCAGCCCAGCACGGCGGTGCCTCCTCGCACCCAGCCGCTTCATCGATGCGCTCGCCGTTACGCGCCTTCAGGCAGGCTGTTGCTGAAGCCCAGGCTGGGGCTAAAGGCCCTGCCCATCCATGAGGTTGCTGAGGGACGTGCCGAGCAAGAGGACAGGGCACGGCCTCCGGATCCTTCTGTCTCAGGGAGGACATTGACGTGTGTGACTCTACGGACAAAGGAGACATGCAATGACGCAGACTGTGGAGGGTTAGCATGCCGAACTGGAAACGCGACAATCGCTGGGCGCGGGGCCCGCGCGAGCGATGGAAGGCAACCCCCGACGAAGCAAGAAGGTGTTTTCCCGGTTGCTACgtcgtttcgtttctcctctcgctcacTTCGATCCTCGACGCCACTCTCCCGTTattttttgtcttcttcgccgtcagAAAATAAGTTTGAATTTCACCATTTCTTGTCCTATACTGTTACTGCTGAACTGCCTACCTCTGCCTTCACGTTTGTGGATGCACCACAGAGTCTCACATCTTGCGCTGACGTCTGGAGTCACCCGTGCCGcgcctttgtcttttttcctctaCAACGGAGTAGAACGTCAGTCGGCTTCTCGCCGAGTAGCCATTCGATCCGCCCTTCACCTCGCCGTTGGTTTTCGTCGGTGAATTTGTGCGCCCTGCGGGCTTCGTTTGGTTCCATCGCCTCCTCATGTTCGTCCCCTGTAGGTCCTGACCATAGCTCATTGACGGCGGTAGCGATCACTCGTGCAGTGAGGTGTTTCCCTTCCCACTCGGCTCCTTTTCccccctcttcgtcttgtgACCTGCTGTCTGCATCATCGCCCTCACATGCGTCTCTGCCTGCGtgttctgcgtctgcctcgtcGTCGTCCCCGCCATCTCGAGCAAGGCCCACAGTGTGTCTTTACGTTCCACGCACGCACTCACCGCGTCCGCCTCGGTCTGTGGGTTCCGCGGCTTCACCGTCTTCAGGTGGCCCTCGTGTGAGCCAATCCGAAGGGACTCCTTCCGGCCCCGTTGATTCACCTTTGTCCCCGACGTCACGTGGGTCCTGTTCGTACTCCACCCCGTCTGTTTCCTGCCCAGGCGGCCTGTTACTGAGTCTCCCTTCggtgtctcccgtctccctGTCGACTTCGCTCCGGCACTTCCTCGTCTCGTATACTTCTCCTTTCCCGGCCAGATCTCTTCCGCTCATTTTCGTTGATGCGGGCCTGTCGCTCGCTTCGGACGCCTCCCTGCACGCTGCGAGGCCTGTGGGTCTCTCCCaagagcacagagagacgtgTGCGTCGGCGCTCGGCTCCCTCATAGACACAGCAGTGGCTAGCAACGCTGTGGCCCAGACGAGCTGTGAGTGCCGACCGCGAGGGCTGCCTATTGTATACTCACCTCGCCTGGTTCCTCCCTCGTTCCCGCGCAACCATTGTCTCCAGCCTCAAAAACTAGGtcggcttttttctttcttaACTCACCCAAGCGGGGCGTCGAATCTGCGAACACCCGAAAGCGGAGTTACTAAAACctgggaggcgagagaagccgaaaTCGCGAAAGCGACCAGTGGCGTCGAAGGCAGCCACGAGTTCAGATGGGACTATGTTACGGTTCACTCCGACCTACGACCCAAACGCCTTAACAGTGATCACCCAGTAACGAAGGCAGGCATCGGCGTTGGGGAAAAtaggggaagggagaagaatgGAGAAGACGGACGCCCATCTGAAGCCGGATGTGAGAAGTCCACCTCACCCTCCCACGCCTTATCCCCATCTGCCTCTGTTCCTCATGGCCCAGTAGATGCAACCAGACAAAACGGCTGTGGGCGAGACGATCCCCCAAGGTGCACACACCCCGCAGGTGTTCAAGTGACTGCAGGGAACGAGCTCAACAGAAACCCATTGTTGGCGGGCTCGCACGACCAGCACATGGACAGCACACGAGCGACTTTGGGCacctccgtttcttcctgcttctccctcttttcgcCAATTCATGACGCCGACGTCACGCGCGCTTGGCTCCAAGTTGTACACGCACCCGAATACGTCTGCGCAGCTTCGGCAGCGGTCctgagcgaagaggaggaacgcAAAATCGGATTCCCAGTCACTAAGGGCTACGCAGACAAATCGCTTGCAGAG GTCTCCTCGACTGTTCTGGGCACGTGGCTCGCCTTCCACTTCGGCCTCGCGTGTGTGGTTGGCGGGGGAACACATCATGCAAAGACGGATAGCGGAGGCAAATTTTGTGTCTTCAACGATGTCGCTGTAGCTGCAGCGCTCGCACTGAAACAAGGGATCGCGGA GCGCATCCTCATTCTGGACCTCGATGTCCATCAAGGCGATGGAACCGCCGAGATCTTCTCAAACGAGCCGCGGGTGAAAACGGTGTCCATTCACTGCGAAGATAACTTCCCCTTCCCCAAAGCACA GTCGGACGTCGACATTGGACTCCCAGCGGGAACGGGTGACGAAGTCTACCTGCGTCAGTTAAACGAGGTAGGCTGA